The following proteins come from a genomic window of Sardina pilchardus chromosome 1, fSarPil1.1, whole genome shotgun sequence:
- the gpank1 gene encoding G patch domain and ankyrin repeat-containing protein 1, which produces MSASVFFTPAQEDDQIWIDGRLRTGGEEDRSASALTGDEARDFYRSLLAEKEQGQEARGEPSGKRGKTTKGSREQRRRAGPHHRRGEERRGGGGRAAAAGGGSGTRGGGGGGGGGGGDEGGRRGAQPPQGSSSGDKDGHRLLRVAQEGDLAALRKLLKGPRPRADVNFHDGFYWTAVMCASHAGRAEAVTLLLEHGASWVGMVDTQGRDARDLAERAGHDDVVRVLDRHGAAGAAGSGNGERSAGASIQQPPQWCSVCESLYSGSEAQHQSSTLHQFNRGRLSQPAAPHYCLPPTNAGYRMMLRSGWNPGAGLGPEGQGPKQPVRTILKRDQAGLGYGPTPRPKVTHFQAKDAHAVERPTKSTERREKGTTLNAKALKRREDRQRTWERDFRTSFNYDL; this is translated from the exons ATGAGTGCCTCCGTCTTCTTCACCCCAGCCCAAGAAGACGATCAGATATGGATAGATGGAAGACTGAGGACGGGTGGCGAGGAAGACCGTAGCGCTTCGGCTCTCACTGGTGACGAGGCCCGAGACTTCTACCGAAGCCTTCTGGCGGAAAAAGAGCAGGGCCAGGAAGCAAGAGGAGAACCCTCAGGCAAAAGAGGCAAGACAACCAAGGGATcaagggagcagaggaggagagctggTCCACATCACAGGAGGGgtgaggaaagaagaggaggaggaggaagagcagcagcagcaggaggtggCAGCggaacgagaggaggaggaggaggaggaggaggaggaggaggcgacgAAGGGGGACGAAGGGGGGCGCAACCGCCCCAGGGCTCCTCCAGCGGCGACAAGGACGGACACCGGCTCCTCCGCGTGGCCCAGGAAGGGGACCTCGCCGCCTTGCGCAAACTTCTCAAGGGCCCGCGCCCGCGGGCGGACGTCAACTTCCACGACGGGTTCTACTGGACGGCGGTGATGTGCGCCAGCCACGCGGGCCGGGCGGAGGCCGTGACGCTGCTGCTGGAGCACGGGGCGTCCTGGGTGGGCATGGTGGACACGCAGGGGCGGGACGCACGCGACCTCGCCGAGCGGGCCGGCCACGACGACGTGGTGAGAGTGCTGGACAGACACGGCGCGGCAGGCGCGGCAGGCTCGGGCAACGGCGAGAGGTCGGCAGGAGCCAG CATCCAGCAGCCCCCCCAGTGGTGCTCGGTGTGCGAGAGCCTGTACAGCGGGTCTGAGGCGCAGCACCAGAGCTCCACGCTGCACCAGTTCAACCGGGGACGCCTCAGCCAGCCGGCCGCGCCGCACTACTGCCTCCCCCCGACCAACGCCGGCTACCGCATGATGCTCCGCAGCGGCTGGAACCCTGGAGCCGGCCTGGGGCCAGAGGGACAG GGACCAAAACAGCCAGTCCGCACCATACTGAAGCGGGACCAGGCCGGATTGGGGTACGGACCAACCCCTCGGCCCAAAGTGACACACTTTCAGGCGAAGGACGCTCACGCGGTGGAGCGGCCGACTAAGTCGACGGAGAGACGAGAGAAGGGGACGACACTCAACGCCAAGGctctgaagaggagagaggacagacagaggaCCTGGGAGAGAGACTTTCGGACTTCGTTTAATTATGACCTGTGA